The Aureispira anguillae genome contains a region encoding:
- a CDS encoding T9SS C-terminal target domain-containing protein yields MKFILSLLALVVTLNATFAMEAPTKEDKFVAVILLMDNGDEDQQVVATLYTTLMAAEKVARVLEIEMIAEDEVNDDVFVFSLKSEEQKNLTMKMFDEEGYQLAANRILQVQDGNNYNALNVKSLEDGTYKFQLTDAEGREKTTTVTINRQK; encoded by the coding sequence ATGAAGTTCATACTATCATTATTAGCTCTAGTTGTTACACTCAATGCTACTTTTGCAATGGAAGCACCAACTAAAGAGGACAAATTTGTCGCTGTTATCTTATTAATGGATAATGGAGATGAGGACCAACAAGTTGTTGCTACTCTATACACCACATTAATGGCTGCAGAAAAAGTTGCTAGAGTTTTAGAGATTGAAATGATCGCTGAAGATGAGGTTAACGACGACGTTTTTGTTTTTTCACTAAAATCGGAAGAGCAAAAAAACTTGACTATGAAAATGTTCGATGAAGAAGGCTATCAATTAGCAGCTAATCGTATTTTGCAAGTTCAAGATGGTAACAATTACAATGCATTGAATGTTAAGTCACTTGAAGATGGTACTTACAAATTTCAATTGACAGATGCAGAAGGTAGAGAAAAAACTACTACCGTTACTATTAATCGTCAAAAATAG
- a CDS encoding flavin-containing monooxygenase, producing MGNFNQPNEMPQNTTNKYAIIGGGPAGLSGAKALKELGIAFDGFEMGNDFGGLWNINNPRSTMYESAHLISSKTTTQFLDYPMPEDTPDYPSHKLMSQYFINYAKHFKLYEHYFFHTKVERVEKKGAAWEVKISNPQTGTQTYTYKGVIIANGTLAEPNIPTFKGNYTGELIHSAAYKNAAIFEGKRVLVIGAGNSGCDIVVDAVHRAEKVDISVRRGYYFVPKYVFGKPSDTIGGKIKLPRRLKQSFDNKLLKWFTGDPERFGFPKPKYKMYESHPVINTLILHHIGQGDAKVQKDIDYMDGKTVYFKGGNSEDYDMIVLATGYKLHYPFIDKKHLNWSGMAPELYLKIFHPEYDNLFILGMIEATGLGWEGRYEQAKLMANYIKGMNDGSAQALAFKKKKAGKEPDLSGGYKYLKLERMSFYVHKDTYRGIVTQETKALQ from the coding sequence ATGGGAAACTTTAATCAGCCAAATGAAATGCCGCAGAATACAACAAATAAATATGCCATAATAGGAGGGGGACCAGCGGGGCTTTCGGGAGCAAAAGCATTAAAGGAATTAGGTATAGCATTTGATGGATTCGAAATGGGAAATGATTTTGGAGGCTTGTGGAATATTAATAACCCTCGCAGCACAATGTATGAATCTGCGCATTTAATCTCATCTAAAACAACCACTCAATTTTTAGATTATCCAATGCCTGAGGATACCCCAGATTATCCAAGCCACAAATTAATGAGCCAGTATTTTATTAATTATGCGAAGCACTTTAAATTATACGAGCACTATTTTTTTCATACAAAGGTAGAACGAGTAGAAAAAAAAGGAGCAGCGTGGGAGGTCAAAATTAGCAATCCCCAAACAGGGACTCAAACCTATACCTATAAGGGAGTTATTATTGCTAATGGAACCTTGGCAGAACCCAATATACCAACTTTTAAAGGAAACTATACGGGCGAATTGATCCATTCTGCGGCTTATAAAAACGCTGCAATTTTTGAAGGAAAAAGAGTCTTAGTTATTGGCGCAGGAAATAGTGGTTGTGACATTGTTGTTGATGCTGTACATCGAGCCGAAAAGGTAGATATTAGTGTACGTAGAGGCTATTATTTTGTACCCAAATATGTTTTTGGAAAACCTTCTGATACCATTGGAGGAAAAATTAAGTTGCCTCGGCGGCTTAAACAATCCTTTGATAATAAATTATTAAAGTGGTTTACAGGTGACCCTGAGCGATTTGGTTTTCCAAAGCCTAAATACAAGATGTATGAATCGCATCCTGTTATCAATACACTTATTTTACATCATATTGGGCAAGGAGATGCAAAAGTGCAAAAAGACATTGATTATATGGATGGAAAAACGGTTTATTTTAAAGGTGGAAACTCCGAAGATTATGATATGATTGTTTTGGCGACGGGCTACAAACTCCACTATCCATTTATTGATAAAAAACACCTCAATTGGTCGGGAATGGCTCCTGAACTATACCTCAAAATTTTCCATCCAGAATATGATAATTTATTTATCTTAGGAATGATAGAGGCTACAGGTTTGGGCTGGGAAGGGCGTTATGAACAAGCGAAACTTATGGCTAATTATATAAAAGGAATGAATGATGGCAGTGCCCAAGCGCTCGCTTTTAAAAAGAAAAAGGCAGGAAAAGAGCCTGATCTTAGTGGAGGATATAAATATCTAAAACTAGAACGCATGTCTTTTTATGTGCATAAGGATACCTATCGTGGTATTGTAACACAAGAAACAAAGGCACTGCAATAG
- a CDS encoding amidase — translation MKNKIHAFDIGILGTMDATEIATQIRTKNISTQEAVGCAITRAKKIDPTLNAIVNNCFDTILDEPKLEGKGCFEGVPTFVKDLINVKGLPTLHGSLGVSNRPHKKNEKNVDQILSTGCVVLGKSTTSEFGLLPTVETSLQGSTLNPLGLDYSTGGSSGGAAALVASGVVPFAHAADGGGSIRIPASCCGLVGLKPSRGRDMESPTGILPVDIVCQGVLTRTVRDSANYYASVEKYYAHPTLPPIGLVSQPNKKRLKIGLFTQTPTNIKSHEDVDRVVIGAGKFCENLGHDLELIQNPFSQETKIDFLAYWSFITYLVYRFGKFTYGMGFDKSKLEVFTTQMAKVYPKVFFNTFSSIKRLKKFCHYYDSLFKKYDVLMSPVLSHPVPTIGYFGPENNFFSTVEKLSQYVNFTTFQNVTGAPAISLPMGMCANGLPIGVQFAANIGEDRKLLELAFEIENNGGLIDWATIIQN, via the coding sequence ATGAAAAATAAGATTCATGCATTTGATATAGGCATCCTAGGAACGATGGATGCTACAGAAATTGCTACTCAAATTCGAACTAAAAATATTAGCACACAAGAAGCTGTAGGCTGTGCTATAACACGTGCAAAAAAAATAGACCCAACCTTAAATGCCATTGTCAATAATTGTTTTGATACAATACTAGATGAACCTAAATTAGAGGGAAAAGGCTGTTTTGAAGGCGTTCCGACTTTTGTTAAAGATTTAATTAACGTTAAGGGCTTGCCCACTTTGCATGGCTCCTTAGGAGTAAGCAATCGACCGCATAAGAAGAACGAAAAGAATGTAGACCAAATTTTGTCAACAGGATGCGTTGTGTTGGGCAAATCAACGACTTCAGAATTTGGTTTGTTACCAACTGTAGAAACTTCGTTGCAAGGATCAACCCTTAACCCCCTAGGATTGGACTATTCTACAGGAGGGTCTTCTGGTGGTGCAGCTGCCTTAGTGGCTTCTGGAGTTGTTCCATTTGCTCATGCCGCAGACGGAGGAGGCTCTATTCGAATTCCTGCTTCTTGTTGTGGTTTGGTTGGTCTAAAACCGAGCAGAGGAAGAGATATGGAATCTCCAACGGGAATTTTACCTGTAGATATTGTTTGTCAAGGTGTCTTAACACGAACGGTTCGAGATTCTGCCAACTATTATGCCTCTGTCGAAAAATATTATGCACATCCTACATTGCCACCAATAGGCTTGGTCAGTCAACCCAATAAAAAACGCTTAAAGATTGGCTTATTTACCCAAACGCCTACGAACATTAAAAGCCACGAAGATGTTGATCGGGTAGTAATTGGGGCAGGAAAATTTTGTGAAAACTTGGGACATGATTTGGAACTAATTCAGAACCCATTTAGTCAAGAAACAAAGATTGACTTCTTAGCTTATTGGAGTTTTATTACGTATCTGGTATATCGTTTCGGAAAGTTCACCTATGGAATGGGCTTCGATAAATCTAAACTGGAAGTTTTTACAACTCAGATGGCAAAAGTCTATCCTAAGGTGTTTTTTAATACTTTTAGTAGTATCAAACGACTAAAAAAGTTCTGCCATTATTACGATAGCCTTTTTAAAAAATACGATGTTTTAATGAGCCCTGTTTTGTCGCATCCCGTTCCTACAATTGGTTATTTTGGACCAGAGAATAACTTTTTTTCTACGGTTGAAAAACTGAGCCAATATGTCAATTTTACCACCTTTCAGAATGTGACAGGGGCACCTGCTATTTCTTTGCCAATGGGGATGTGTGCCAATGGTTTGCCTATTGGGGTGCAATTTGCTGCTAATATTGGGGAAGATCGAAAATTACTGGAATTGGCATTTGAAATTGAAAATAACGGGGGATTAATCGATTGGGCAACAATTATTCAAAATTAG